The genomic segment ACCACGAGACGGTAATTATGGTTATGTGagatttgtaacatgtctgtgatcaAGTCCGTCGGGGATGAGTTCCAGTTTATAATGGAATGTCATAATTAAAATTCTCCTTCTCATCGTTGTTCATCTCGTCgtcttgttttgatttgtgtctctaaccctctctctcttctttctcgtttTCACTGGTACCATCCTTTTCAGTTCATCAGTTGTCAGTCCGTTCGTTTTCTTCAGTTTGTAATGGGATAAGGCATAACTTCCATGAATGCAATTTTACAGTGAAAGTGAGTTTTGAGCACAGTTCATGAAGATATACCTAATTATTTCTTCAGTTGGTCAGTTGTCACCTTCACTGAGGTGTCACCTACGTGGCTCACCGAACTGGCTGAATGATGATCAGAAAGTTGTTGGTTCGAGTCCTGGACCCCCACAAATGTGAAAAATAGTAGAAATGCTCTCATGCACAACGCACACTGGGAAAATATGTGAATAAAGGGAGACTGAAAAAGAGGCCggagacactgagagactgacagggaagaCCAAGACAAGGATAGACAAAGACTGGGATAGAAAAGGACACGGCGGCAGGGACTTGGACTGAAATGACACTGGGGGAAAGGCCCGGCCGGGGAGACGGCAGAGACCACAGAGACTGGCAGTAGAAGAGTATGGGAAACGGAGACAAGGAAGTcgtacacagactgacagacacagggaaagtcTGAAAAAagctagggggagggggaatgggggggagggggggtcagacaGGGGAcacggacaacaacaaaaaagagaacgtCGGGAGACAGTCGGACATGGCGGTCGAAACTGACGCACAGACAGGGGGGGCACCGAGACAgcggcagacaggcaggcaaacggTGAAAACAAGGGTAGTTGagatagagaaggaaagacacagaTTGTGGAGACTGCTgatatggaagagagagaaagccggAGACACAGATGGGGCCTGTGAAGACAGGGACAAGCTGAGAAAGCGACACGGACCCAGACATAGAGAAGGGGGACAAAGATAGGGGAAACGGAGAAAGAACGGGAAACACAAACAGTATATactgacaaggagacagagaatgTGGAGACAGAAAGGAGGCCGTAGAAACAGGGGGAACCTGACAAAGCGAGATAAACATTTGCCATACATGGACTGAGGCCAGACGGagaaacagatggagaaagaaacacCGGTACACTGGGGCGAAAACAGGAACTCGGAAATCAATTCGGCGGCAGGGAAAGCCCCAGAAATCCACCACCTTCTTCAAAGCTTACGACCGGATGTACTTATAGGGACTGAAACCTGGCTTGACCACGACATTGCCTCCAGTGAACTCTTTCCACCAGAATACAAGGTCTATAGGAAGGACAGGAACAGAAATGGAGGTGGTGTCCTCATTGCCGTTCTTAAAACCCTTGTAACCACCGAAGAACCCCTACTATGTCCCAACCTCCCCTGTGAGATCCTCTGGATCAGAATCAACATTAAAAACAGAAGAGACCTCCTCATCGGCAGCTACTACAGACCCGACGATGGAGATGAGCCAAGTCAACTTCGGATGGCTGAGTCGATCAAACTAGCTTGTGACTCCAGGAATGCCATTGTCGTCCTCGGCGGAGACTTTAACTTCCCGAGCTGGGACTGGGAAAACAGTATTCTGAAGAGAGACTGTGGCTACCCTCGCCTTCATCGAGCTTTCAAAGAATCATTAGAAGAACTTCAACTGGAGCAGATCGTCAAAACACCGACACGAGGCGAAAACGTCCTTGACCTCCTTGTAACCAGTCACCCGGGCCTCTTCCCACACATTGAAATCGTGCCTGGTATTTCTGACCACGATATCGTGTATGCAGAGCTGCAAGTCACACGCTAACCGTGTGCGCCAGCCGGACCGCATGGTCCCATGCTACAAGAAGGCGGACTGGGAGGCTATGTGCACTGCAACCAAAGAACTCTCAGACTCCATACTAGAAAAGCATGCAAACAGTCCAGCGGCTGAAGAGGTATGGACCGATCTAAAGGACAGCCTCACCAACATCACCCAAACTCACATTCCTCAAGTGAAGCTCCGAGCAAAGAGGAATGTTCCACACATCAAGCCAGAGACTCTCAAGTTTATCAGGCGATGAGACCGAATCCACAGGAAAATGAAAAAGACCGGAAGAAAAGACCTTGATGAAGAATACAGGAGGTTGAAGAGACAAATACAGCGTGAGCTTCGTCAACAATACTGGCAGTACTGCTCTACACTGATAGTTGAAGTCGAACCAGACAAACCAAAACCATCCAAAAAACTCTTCTCATTTGTAAAATCGAGGAAAACTGAAATCAACGGCGTTGCACGCCTTAAAGAATCTGGAAAACTTGTTACCGACAACAAGCAGAAAGCGGAAATTCTAAACGGACAATTTCAATCTGCCTTCAGCACCAGAGAAAACTTCACAGAGGATGAGTTCAACCAAAGATGTCCCATGCCTCCTCGAAACCCCCAACAACCTCTCCTTGAGCATATAACCATCTCTACCCCTGGCATCGAGAAGTTACTACGTAACCTCGACCCTACCAAAGCCCCTGGTCCAGACCTGATCAGCCCCAGAGTCTTGAGAGAACTAGCGATGGAACTAGCCCCGGCGCTCGCACTCCTCTTCCAAGCATCTCTCGACACTGGAGTTGTCCCAGAGGATTGGAAAACATGTCAGTCCTGTTTTTAAAAAGGGCGAACGATACATGGCAGAAAATTACAGGCCCATCTCACTGACCAGCATACCCTGCAAGTTGTTGGAACATGTACTGGTCAGTGCCATCATGGAGTACTGTGAAGAGCACCAGATCCTCTGCAAGTGTGAGACGCAACTGTTGGGTTTTGTCGATGAGGTCTCCAAAGCGCTTGAAGATGGAAAGCAGGAAGACTTACTGGTCTTAGACTTCAGTAAAGCATTTGACAAGGTGAGTCACAGCCTACTCATTCACAAACTTCGTTACCTTGGCATCTGCGGCCAGATCAATGCATGGATTGAGGATTTCCTACGGGACAGGAAACAGTCCGTCGTCGTCAACGGGTCAAAATCAGAGTTTGCTCCAGTAGAGTCAGGGGTACCAGAGGGCTCAGTTCTTGGCCCGACTCTATTCCTACTGTATATCAATGACCTGCCGACTGGTCTGACCTCAATAGCAAGGCTCTTCGTGGATGACACGGCCTGTCATACGAGTGTTTGTTCAGCGCAAGACCAGAAAATCCTACAGGAAGACCTCGACAAACTCGCCACCTGGAAGAAGTGGAAAATGTCCTTCCAACCTCAGAAGTGCACGACAGTTCATATGACTCGACGCCTGACTACCCTCCACCACGACTACCAGCTTCACGGCCATACACTCCTGGAGGAATCCCAGGCAAAATACCTGGGCGTTACCACCACACATGACCTGGACTGGAAGCCCCATATCACCAACATCACTAAAAAGGCAAACAAGACCCTAGGCTTCATCAGAAGAAACATCAGACTAAACAGCAAGTCCATTAAGAAGGCTGCATACAAGGCACTGGTGCAACCGATACTGGAATATGCTGGAACGGTATGGGATCCCTACACTGAAGAAAACATTGAGGCAGTGGAAAAGATCCAGCGGCGGGCAGCAAGGTGGGTCTCGCACCGATTCCAACAAACATCCAGCATTGAAGATATGCTCAGCGATCTAGAATGGCCAACGCTGCAGACTCGCAGGAAAACAGCGAGACTCACCATGTTTTACAAAATCCACCACGGCAAGGCCTGCATCAATTCCCAGCACCTCCCTTCCGTCAGCGTCAGAAGACGCTCTTCAAGGCgctcccaccacctccactacgaCATCCCACAGAGCCGCACAGACTATCGCCACAAATCCTTCTTCCCAAGGACCATACCGGAGTTGAATAGCCTTCCTGCAGAGACTGTGTCGACGCCATCCCTGGCTGCCTTCCAGGCCAGGATGGCATGCCTCCACTACTGAACTGACTGTCCCGATACTTTAAAAAGCTAAGGGACATTTAATGATACTTTAAAAAGCTATGGGACATTTAACTTTTGAAATTAAGGCTCCCAGCCGGAGACAGTTTTCCTGCGATTTCAAGAGGTGAAGATGCCTCACAATGAACCATATGCAGCGTAACACATACAATTTGATTGTAATTAAatcaatttaatttaatttttaagAATTTGTAGCTGAATGGAAGGTaaggtttcttttttatttctttttttgcatcAGTACACAATCAGagaacaaagctttttttttgctttttttttttacagctgtttagttatttatcatttattcgtTTTTTAAGACGTCTTGTTATGGTGTATactcttgaagctctatgcgctttacaatagcattAGCTAATACCATTCACTCAaataccgccccccacccccaccccactcccacaaacatacacaaattaTTTGAAACATAAATAAGTGAGGACAATTAAAAGATATCATGCCATAAAATgaatcaaacaatgtatcaaTTTGTTTTTTATAGTTAAAAACAAGagataaagataataaaaaataacaacaaaaatatagacaatgtaacaaacacacacatacacacgcgcatgctcTCTCGCGTGcgaacacacgcatgtacgcacgcatgttgacaaaaacagaaaaataattattttaaaacatttttcgattgtttttattttgttgtcctTTTGCACCAAAAACTGGTTATTCAttctgtacatatatacatatagctTCTCATAAGTCATATGGCGGGCCGTATTGCTGCTCTGAAATCTGTAAAGATCATTCTCTTATCAAAtgtgaaattcacacacacacacacacacacatacagataaaataaaacatgGTTTTCTCTCCTGTAAAGTCTCCAAAAGCCTAAAGAGGAGACCGCATGGTGAGAAATACATGtaagtactcttttttttttctttttttttgtggccagTTAACTAAAGCTGGGTTCTGAGGATGATCTGGGATCAAGTTAGTCGGCCTGTGCAGTTGCAAGCCTCCTCCACTTGTAAAATGCCCAGTGAGGAATAATCTGATGCACTTGATGAAGGCAAGGCAAAGAAACGTTTGATCTTTAATGCAAACATTTACAAAAATTGTTAACCACCCAGAAGTACTTAAACCATAACCTGAAAGAGTAAAGGAAGATGGAAAATTTATTATTGTGCATCCCTGAGGTGATGTATTGATGTGATTTATTCCTGGATGGGAAATGTGGATATATTTTTCTGTGGATTGCTTAATAATAAGAAGGGGGTCTCTTTATCTAGTCCTGTTTTTTACATTCCAGGGTTGGAGTTGTGAGATTGCAAGCATTGTGTGCAAGTCTATATGTTGTGTAAGTTTGATTTGAGTGAATGCAGGAGTGAGACAATGTGTTTTATGGCAGCTTTTAGTTAAAACTCAACACACTccaaaagacataaaaaaaaatctgtgctgTTATACACAACTAGATTATATAATTATACAAGTTTGAACATATTGAACTGTTCAAGATTGCATATCGTGATACAGTGAATGCTAGGTTTGCTAATTAACATGGGAAATTATTGCAATAAATGTTTCCTGTTTACACAAGAAAATTCTATACCATTTTTGAAAGGAAACAatgtcaatatatttttttttcctgtttgcacAAACATTATTTGATGACATGGTATCAGATTTAAAGGTTTCATTTGAACAGTTTTGCATTTTATCAACATTTTTACGCAACTGTCAGACATCGATCCTTTTGAATATTTTATCTCTTCAACATTTTTACACAACTGTCAGACATCAATCCTTTTGAATATTTTATCTCTTCAAATAAATTACACGGAACTGTTTTCACTCAGACCTGCTATACCATGGTGCAAAAAGGACTATTTTGGAACAGCACAGTCAAAACTAAAAAGTCCATGTATctgaaacaaaagcaagtgtTATAACATAAGCATACATCTGTGTAAAAGTCAGTATTACTAACAGTTGAACAAAACTGAGCATACACTGAGTTGTTAAATTCCAATAATAATTTCATTTCTGCTGTATTGTATTCAATACATTTCCTTGTGCAAAAAATTTAATGCATAATATGAAAACCATAAGGACTACAGAACTCATGAAttaaactttcacacacacaaatgtattcaTACATTTACATGCACATAAAAACCACATAAGAATGGCTATTAACTCCTTCGCCACCACAGGTGACTTTAttccaccagacagttcaccgctaTAGGCGTCTTTGGttgacatcaaggggtcatgttaaaaggactgtttttcacactgtaacaaagctcaacagctgcagcTGACTTTCCTGAACAattgaacaatgactaaccttcgcCCCTTAgactaaaatatttggtgctggaaAGTGTTTTCCACTCAGAAACCTAGTGGTGGaagagttttttttctttcttttcattcactgaaatttttttctcttccatAAAACTGTCATGGACTGAACGCAAAGCTATACATGATATTCAATGCTTGAAACAAACATTTTAAGCCAAAAGAGCATGACAGCTTTATTCCAACAACATGATTATACTGTATTATTAACTGCAATTAAGCATCAATTACAacatgcatataacattttttgtATTACACATTTCCCACGTTTATGGAGTATCATATATAATTTGTCATTTTGATGAACAAATGAAAAGTCTCTTCGTATGGGCAAAAAGTAAAAGCATATCAAATTGATCTGAAATTTATTTTGTCAGGCCATGAAAATTAGGGATTTGACAAGCATTTGTGCACAACAACTGTTCTAGCCTTTGAAACTTAAAATACATGCAATTAATTTCATAAACAAGAGCAAGACTGGTAACAGTGGGTAATGCACTAGAATGAGTGTGGTAACAAGGATAGGCAATGCAAATGTACCAACATCTGCTAATTATTAACCACAGTGAGCACCATGTATGTCCTACAAGCATTCATTCATAACATAGCATGCATCATACATCcttgaacaaaaataaaattagCTAAAATAGAGGACGTAACCTATGATGCTATGGTGGTCATTTACCTTCAAATATTTATTTCAAGTCATTTTGGAGCCAATTAAATGTTTGGCATCCCTGCATCTCAATCAACAACCGAAATTAACAggtcaaaatacacacacacacacacacaagaagacaaaaaacacTTTACTTTTTACCTTCAGGAAATCTTGGTAATCTTCTTTGTCTTCAaagtatttattgttgttgttgttgttttgttattttactgAACAGTGACATTCAAAATACAGagacaacaaacataaaacaccaGTCTGAGTGTTTTGCATGTTCATGTATAATACTGAAGTGGGGTGGAGAGTGTGTGCAATTATTTCCCTCTCTTGGGGGATGGAAGGTCTTGTCTCTTGctgcctctctcatgttcatgAACATTTATCTCACAATTTTCTGCCTGTACGATTTCATACTGATGAacgctttttctttttcaaatgttttaCAATCTATTtacactgtttatatatatatatatatatatacatctcttcATGCTCTGGTATGCGtatcaaatgaatgaatgtgtgcctCTCACTCACAGCCTCTTCACTGGCGCAAAAAATGAGTGGTTACAGTGTTGAACTGTTGAAATGATGGAAATGCACACACTACATCATTGTAACTGGGTTCATATCGGATAGAACTGTGGCAATACTGGATTGCAAGACAATGCTTGTCTGTCACTGCTGATTTCATTTTTGCCATTACAAACCAAGACTCTACTCATCTGAGTTAAAATCTGACCAAACCAGCCAAACGGCATCTTTCCAGCCAATTTCTTTTTAAATTACACTCCACATTGTTTGAACAATCCAGAGTTGTTGTATAGCAGATGCAACAAAACATCCAAgctaaaacttcttttttttttttttttttttactgccccatTATTTGCATAGTATCAGTTGTACTACTCTATgtcactcattccgagtcccccacacacggccacatTTGGGCTtgtctgttgcagtcccagtgTCAGCTGTCCAGTTAACTTCACGTAATTGTCTCTGAACCGTAAATGCAACACAAACTGAAAGGCACCAgccaccatggtgaagtggttagcatcatggactGACGACTGGAAGGTGGTGGGTTCAAGCCCCAACAGAGGCTGTTTTTCGGTCCGTGGCCAGCTTTTACCCATAGTTCAGTGTGCTAGGGTCGAGGGTCAGCCAGttcacagatgcatctttgggagtgttggTCAAATTTCTTAACCAACACTGTAGGTGTCTTcattatgagagtacagccttgtcatgtagtccgaAACCTAATGGATCCCCATagcagcatctttttttttttttttttttttttttttaattttccaaaaacatgtatacaatacagagaatagtatgaaccaaaccgtataaaacgaacagtagcatcttccactacagagagatagataagacaaaataaaacaaaacaggctatagcaaggcaaaacaaatctgtaacaacaacatcaacagcaataacaacaacaacaagcaaataaacaaacacacacacacacagaaacaaaaaaacaaacaaacaaaaaaataaataaaaaaaaataaaaagaagaaaggaagatttgtccaatcattcaatcaatcaatacttgcatcttaatgattgtagtaatcatggtgatttaagatgacattaatagtaaatagcctagaccagttgtgacatagcaacagcatcaaatgtatcaactattatagtaatggtatctagggtaaggcgaaagcgagtggtgacattataatgtcataataataatgatcatgagtataccacttctgcatcATTGGAAAAGAACACTTgtgattggtcacattgtaaagacaacaggaactataaaagtttaaaaaaaaacacaaaaaacaaataatacatattgagaaataaataaagacatattagtacaaagtaaggactgttatatagaatggtaactatggaacatgtgaaattatgattaagtaacagtttccataattggaaggtaactgttccactttgtacggaaagcatgatggttcattagtatataagatgcatgttcttcgattttgtatctgtatctgagctgtgttttaaatgcattgagttgtggtggttgtttattgaatttgcatttgtacagaaagtttttggcaagtaaaataataaaatctaaaatgtcatctgtagcaaatgtgtgtgagtttccaaataaaactaattcttcacataattgggcattgtatacattattgcatttgttattaatatcagtttggaaagcagtccaaaatctctgcacaatctcacatctccaaaaaaggtgttcaatggtttctggatgtgatccacagaagctacatttatcattatgagagatattcatctgtttcagtgatttgtttgttgcaataatcctatgaactaatcttatttgaaaccattttaagttaacattacttattttgtgtattttgtgaaatgtctgtttccaattaatgttcagttgcaacaaatcgttccatttcttacagcatttaggggtcgtattgtttttaactagagtatcataataaacttttgttccttttttcactgaatatatcatttgtaatgattttctcatctgcaaagcagtgttattatcaattttaatgtttaggttttttatataatttctaactgaccttatgcaaccatttaaagtaaggaaatttgttatatttccatgcttttgactaaaatcttcataggaaaggaaactactgtccccgtgcactagatgagaaatattccagacccccttttccatccaatttctgtatgataaaatcttacttccaattttaatattttggttcagaaagattggttctgctaaaacttctttactacttaatagtgggaccttctgacaaaattctttgtaggcttggaaaacatggatccagaacttattcttatcattatgtgttggtagacagggtccatatctatcaatatctttgataactggattgctttcttttattattattgtccatttatggtttgaaaactttaatttaTGTATCCAGCTCAGCttaagacctttaataaattgtttgatgtcaaacattcctaatcctcctaatattgtacttttaattactgtttttctacttattcgatcctgttttttgttccaaataaacttgaaacatgccttctgcagctcatcaatatattcatcaggtggatttggtagaaacatccataactgggttatttttgataaaatcagtgacttgagaacagctatccttcctaaaggggtaatcggtctttttatccatattctaaataacattctaatttcagacattttgtctttatagtttaattcctcacattcttctaaatcaacagtaaaccacactcctaagattttaaattttggtgggttccataccatttttaaatgaggtagatatctaatttgacattgttttctgctacccagccatattgcttgagttttacctgcattcatatataatcctgaaaaactactaaacgagtcagttgtccttatgatctcctcaaacgatattctatctcctttggtcatcagttgggtgtcatctgcaaactgtgcaattttatgatctgtattattaatattaatacctttaatcagtttattttctcttatcattatgccaaggatttcaacacatagaagaaataagtagggtgaaatgggatcaccttgacgacat from the Babylonia areolata isolate BAREFJ2019XMU chromosome 21, ASM4173473v1, whole genome shotgun sequence genome contains:
- the LOC143296553 gene encoding uncharacterized protein LOC143296553; translated protein: MEKETPVHWGENRNSEINSAAGKAPEIHHLLQSLRPDVLIGTETWLDHDIASSELFPPEYKVYRKDRNRNGGGVLIAVLKTLVTTEEPLLCPNLPCEILWIRINIKNRRDLLIGSYYRPDDGDEPSQLRMAESIKLACDSRNAIVVLGGDFNFPSWDWENSILKRDCGYPRLHRAFKESLEELQLEQIVKTPTRGENVLDLLVTSHPGLFPHIEIVPGISDHDIVYAELQVTR